The following proteins come from a genomic window of Dreissena polymorpha isolate Duluth1 chromosome 1, UMN_Dpol_1.0, whole genome shotgun sequence:
- the LOC127864930 gene encoding probable G-protein coupled receptor B0563.6 — protein sequence MAAFQIGENVTSWFEFYWTTPQQDFNATNQSTTVSTVSYLPWNNPQNIISKKTADSITDSLQCYVLPILTVIGILGNICSLIVLFQKKLRTSTTTMILIGLAFSDTCFLATNMVRKSSCIISHYDKLLSEIVSNTTFYYMHYLKTAFSRVSTFLVVLISLERVIAVGLPLKAKTLITKRRILAGVIACYVIAFGGLAAYPPQYTYTFVGKRPFIAYTDFAKNNVESLKIYNDYFLPIGFRHIPVVIVFLLNTVIIVLVHRSNRFQKTASVQDSKRKDDQKKITRMLLTVDIVYLICLLPGDIFLRCSIEIPEFQYFRSQHNLFLAISDITLLFEMINSCINFVIYMVLNRNFYDTYMRLFCCYLPYIRTIVRRRPQSDTEASMKTKETVSSRILRENSKDGASESSASEQHWGDKNGHDNLTYRTEGPIVEP from the coding sequence ATGGCAGCATTTCAAATAGGCGAGAACGTGACAAGTTGGTTTGAATTTTACTGGACAACACCGCAACAGGATTTCAACGCGACCAATCAATCTACTACCGTGTCAACTGTCTCGTACCTTCCGTGGAACAATCCGCAGAACATCATCTCTAAGAAAACGGCTGATTCCATTACGGACTCTTTGCAGTGTTACGTTTTACCGATCCTCACCGTCATTGGCATACTCGGGAACATCTGCAGTCTGATCGTCCTTTTTCAAAAGAAGCTTCGTACGAGCACGACCACGATGATTCTTATTGGCTTAGCGTTCTCGGACACGTGCTTTCTCGCCACGAACATGGTACGAAAGAGCTCGTGCATAATATCCCACTACGACAAACTCCTATCGGAGATCGTCTCGAACACGACTTTCTACTACATGCACTACCTGAAAACAGCCTTCAGTCGCGTCTCCACGTTCCTCGTTGTACTCATCTCCTTAGAAAGAGTGATAGCCGTCGGGCTTCCTTTGAAGGCCAAGACGCTGATCACCAAACGCCGCATTCTTGCTGGCGTTATCGCCTGCTATGTCATCGCCTTCGGTGGTCTCGCCGCCTACCCACCCCAGTACACGTACACCTTCGTCGGCAAAAGACCGTTTATTGCTTACACGGACTTCGCTAAGAACAACGTAGAAAGCCTGAAGATCTACAACGATTACTTCCTCCCCATCGGTTTTCGTCATATCCCAGTGGTAATTGTGTTTCTCCTGAACACCGTCATCATCGTCCTCGTTCATCGCAGCAACCGGTTCCAAAAGACTGCCTCCGTCCAGGACTCAAAGCGTAAAGACGATCAGAAGAAGATAACAAGGATGTTGCTTACTGTCGACATCGTGTATCTGATCTGCCTGCTGCCCGGGGACATCTTTCTCCGCTGCTCCATCGAAATACCGGAGTTCCAGTACTTCAGAAGCCAGCACAATCTCTTCCTGGCCATAAGCGATATCACTCTTCTATTCGAGATGATAAACTCGTGCATCAACTTCGTCATTTACATGGTCCTCAATCGCAATTTCTACGACACCTACATGCGCCTCTTCTGCTGCTACCTGCCCTACATAAGGACAATTGTACGCCGTCGACCACAGAGCGACACGGAGGCCTCCATGAAAACCAAAGAGACGGTATCTTCACGCATTTTGCGGGAAAATTCGAAGGACGGAGCGTCGGAATCGTCGGCGTCGGAGCAACATTGGGGAGACAAAAACGGGCACGATAATCTGACATACAGAACCGAAGGACCAATTGTTGAACCGTAA